One part of the Torulaspora delbrueckii CBS 1146 chromosome 8, complete genome genome encodes these proteins:
- the SHB17 gene encoding sedoheptulose-bisphosphatase (similar to Saccharomyces cerevisiae YKR043C; ancestral locus Anc_1.240): MGPTPRCVIVRHGQTEWSKSGQYTGLTDLPLTPYGVGQMKRTASSIYANNFIDPTHITYVFTSPRTRARQTVELMLAPLTAEQRSKIKVVVDDDLREWEYGDYEGLLTHEIIELRKSRGLDQERPWNIWRDGCENGETTQEIGLRLSRALARIQNLHRQHQAQGIASDIMVFAHGHALRYFAALWFTPGVIKNCETEHEKAQPKSYDDDSVPYVALDKYKYLNDNPNFLLDAGGIGVLSYSHHNIDEPALALAGAFVPPPEEESQHGDVK; the protein is encoded by the coding sequence ATGGGTCCAACTCCTAGATGTGTAATTGTTAGACATGGCCAGACTGAATGGTCGAAATCCGGTCAGTATACTGGGTTGACTGATTTACCTTTGACGCCTTATGGTGTGGGTCAAATGAAGAGAACTGCTTCTTCGATTTATGccaacaacttcatcgatCCAACCCACATCACCTACGTGTTCacttctccaagaactAGGGCTAGACAGACTGTGGAATTGATGTTGGCTCCATTGACTGCTGAACAAAGATCCAAGATTAAAGTTGTTGTCGATGACGATTTGAGAGAATGGGAATACGGTGACTACGAAGGTTTGTTGACTCATGAAATCATCGAGTTGAGAAAATCCCGTGGTTTGGACCAAGAACGTCCTTGGAATATTTGGAGAGATGGTTGCGAGAACGGTGAGACAACTCAAGAGATTGGTTTACGTTTGTCTAGAGCCCTTGCAAGAATTCAAAACTTGCACCGTCAACACCAGGCTCAAGGAATCGCATCCGATATTATGGTGTTTGCCCATGGCCATGCTCTACGTTATTTCGCAGCCTTGTGGTTTACTCCAGGCGTCATCAAAAATTGTGAGACCGAACATGAGAAGGCTCAACCAAAATCTTACGATGACGATTCAGTGCCATACGTTGCGTTGGATAAGTACAAATACTTGAATGACAACCCCAACTTTTTGTTGGACGCTGGTGGTATCGGTGTCTTATCTTACTCACACCACAACATCGATGAGCCTGCTTTGGCTTTGGCCGGTGCATTCGTTCCACCACCGGAGGAAGAATCACAGCATGGAGACGTTAAATAG
- the UTH1 gene encoding SUN family protein UTH1 (similar to Saccharomyces cerevisiae NCA3 (YJL116C) and UTH1 (YKR042W); ancestral locus Anc_1.241), with the protein MKLSSVLLLSATALAAPAVHHKDRHNEKRDVVVVTQYVDQNGQAVAHQGVATGATAPVATTSSTVSAVGAASSAPAASKASSASSAPAASSASSASSSASSASTGSSGGSSGGVNGDLADFSGPNEEFQDGVIPCSSLPSGQGVVSLDWVGLDGWASIMDLAGNTASTCQDGFYCSYACQAGMSKTQWPTEQPSDGRTVGGLLCKNGLLYRANQGSKYLCEWDNNSAQAVNKKSQSIAMCRTDYPGSENMVVPTVVEAGGSKPVCAVKEDSYYMWQGKKTSAQYYVNNAGVSVEDGCIWGTDGSGVGNWAPIVLGSGYTNGITYLSIIPNPNNKTPPNYNIKIVANEGSSINGDCKLENGVYSGGSGSDGCTVSVTSGSASFVFY; encoded by the coding sequence ATGAAACTTTCCTCTGTGCTGTTGCTTTCTGCTACAGCTTTAGCTGCTCCAGCTGTCCATCATAAGGACCGTCATAATGAGAAACGTGACGTTGTTGTTGTTACACAGTATGTTGATCAGAATGGTCAAGCTGTTGCTCATCAGGGTGTTGCCACGGGAGCTACCGCTCCCGTGGCTACCACCAGCTCCACTGTAAGTGCAGTGGGCGCTGCTTCCAGTGCACCAGCTGCTTCCAAGGCTTCGAGTGCTTCTAGTGCACCAGCTGCTTCGAGTGCTTCGAGTGCTTCTAGCTCTGCTTCTAGTGCTAGTACTGGTAGCTCTGGCGGGTCTTCCGGTGGTGTCAATGGTGACTTGGCAGACTTTTCTGGTCCCAACGAAGAGTTCCAAGATGGTGTTATCCCATGTTCTTCCCTTCCAAGTGGTCAAGGTGTTGTTTCATTAGACTGGGTTGGTCTAGACGGTTGGGCTTCCATTATGGACTTGGCCGGTAACACCGCTTCCACCTGTCAAGACGGTTTCTACTGTTCTTACGCTTGCCAAGCCGGTATGTCCAAGACTCAATGGCCTACTGAGCAACCTTCTGATGGTAGAACTGTTGGTGGTCTACTATGTAAGAACGGTTTGCTATACCGTGCTAACCAAGGCTCCAAATATTTGTGTGAATGGGATAACAACTCTGCACAAGCCGTTAACAAGAAATCTCAATCCATTGCTATGTGCAGAACTGACTATCCAGGTTCTGAGAACATGGTTGTTCCAACCGTAGTTGAAGCTGGTGGTTCCAAGCCAGTTTGCGCGGTCAAGGAAGATTCTTACTACATGTGGCAGGGCAAGAAAACTTCTGCTCAATACTATGTTAACAACGCTGGTGTTTCTGTCGAAGATGGTTGTATCTGGGGTACTGATGGTTCCGGTGTCGGTAACTGGGCTCCAATTGTCCTAGGTTCCGGTTACACTAACGGTATTACTTACCTATCGATTATTCCAAACCCAAACAACAAGACTCCACCAAATTACAACATCAAGATTGTCGCTAATGAAGGTTCCTCCATTAACGGTGACTGTAAATTGGAAAACGGTGTCTACAGCGGTGGTTCTGGTTCTGATGGTTGTACCGTTAGTGTCACTTCCGGTAGCGCTTCGTTCGTCTTCTATTAG
- the TDEL0H01240 gene encoding RNA-guided endonuclease InsQ/TnpB family protein, with translation MTISSQNQAKKRKTSKKTTSRPFWNEKTAHHSKQWSLYTISPMSARKLSQKINSDSWFSVVKHPQAPITNHSLNLPLSSGVKEEITRARKIRIYPTNSQKETLKKWFGCHRYIYNKALKMHKDGVLMNIKILREKLLNKKTSVLKPEEQWLTEYHYDLKDEALRDLVKNYSSNMARFKKMGVPFKLKFKTKSAPVQTLSVLKKHWNKGKKTFYSNIDPSSSMRAAEPLPEEFPRDSRLQRTGRNKYYLIVPTAGEEIVRKSPAEKFKFIDPGVRTFLTGYDSNQTVVEIGKDVVVRIEKLKRRRPQLQSKLAKLRKHKKRQNHRKTLHRLDGKISHIVQNMHKKSALFLCKSYDSIFLPKLDYQCTKLTRKSRSSMVTLAHCCFHDRLTMKAEQIHGANVHEVKEDYTSKTCSSCGNLKDDLSSAKVYSCMKCASVFDRDFNAEKNIMLKYICEPLIASGKSSISSALSVGNGGFAMMGPGTFVR, from the coding sequence ATGACCATCTCCAGTCAGAATCAAgctaagaagagaaaaacGTCGAAGAAAACCACCTCTAGGCCTTTTTGGAATGAAAAAACTGCTCACCATTCCAAACAATGGAGCCTCTATACGATTTCACCAATGTCGGCTAGAAAACTTAGTCAGAAGATCAACTCTGATTCGTGGTTTTCCGTGGTCAAACATCCACAAGCTCCAATTACCAACCACTCATTGAACTTGCCGCTTAGCAGTGgtgtcaaagaagagattacCAGGGCTCGCAAAATTAGGATCTATCCGACTAATTCCCAGAAAGAAAcgttgaagaagtggttTGGATGCCATCGTTACATCTACAATAAAGCGCTGAAGATGCACAAGGACGGGGTGTTGATGAATATTAAAATTCTGCGTGAGAAACTATTGAATAAGAAGACAAGCGTTTTAAAGCCAGAGGAACAATGGCTTACGGAGTATCATTAcgatttgaaggatgaagcTCTTCGTGACTTGGTCAAAAACTACAGTAGTAATATGGCAaggttcaagaagatggggGTGCCTTTTAAACtgaagttcaagacaaaGAGTGCACCggttcaaactctttcagtGCTGAAAAAGCACTGGAACAAGGGGAAAAAGACGTTTTACAGCAACATAGACCCTTCCTCTAGCATGCGTGCTGCAGAACCGCTTCCAGAGGAATTTCCACGAGATTCTAGGCTCCAAAGGACTGGGAGAAACAAATACTACTTGATTGTTCCTACGGCTGGTGAGGAAATTGTCAGAAAAAGCCCCGCAGAAAAGTTTAAATTTATTGATCCCGGGGTGAGAACTTTCCTAACAGGATATGACTCTAATCAGACTGTGGTCGAGATTGGTAAAGACGTGGTCGTACGCATCGAGAAGCTTAAGCGCCGACGACCGCAATTGCAGTCAAAACTTGCCAAGCTCaggaagcacaagaagaggcaaAACCATCGGAAAACCTTACACAGGCTGGACGGAAAGATTTCGCATATTGTTCAGAATATGCACAAGAAATCGGCcctcttcttgtgcaaGTCTTATGACAGtatttttcttcccaaGTTGGATTACCAATGCACCAAGCTGACCCGAAAATCAAGGTCCAGCATGGTGACTCTCGCTCACTGCTGCTTCCACGATCgcttgacgatgaaggcAGAGCAGATCCATGGTGCAAATGTTCATGAGGTTAAGGAGGATTACACGTCGAAGACTTGTTCTAGTTGTGgaaatttgaaggatgaCCTGAGCTCCGCCAAAGTATATAGCTGTATGAAGTGTGCTTCGGTTTTCGACAGGGACTTCAACGCAGAAAAGAACATCATGCTCAAGTATATATGTGAGCCTTTGATTGCAAGTGGTAAgtcttccatttcttctgctcTAAGCGTGGGTAATGGTGGATTCGCCATGATGGGTCCTGGCACCTTTGTACGTTAG
- the ASF1 gene encoding nucleosome assembly factor ASF1 (similar to Saccharomyces cerevisiae ASF1 (YJL115W); ancestral locus Anc_1.242) produces the protein MSIVSLLGIKVLNNPANFSNPYEFEITFECLEPLKSDLEWKLTYVGSSRSLEHDQELDSILVGPVPVGVNKFVFTADPPSPELIPASELVSVTVILLSCSYDGREFVRVGYYVNNEYDNEELRENPPAKVQVEHVVRNILAEKPRVTRFNIVWDNENEGEMYPPEQPGVDEEEEEEEEEEEEEEEEEEEDEENEDDDEQEEEAEEEGEQQELEAQEAEEEDEEAAEEGLDAADQHAGEDDDEPEIDDDGAPSLKKQKIEMDDAQTPQDSQ, from the coding sequence ATGTCGATCGTTTCCCTGCTTGGTATCAAGGTGCTAAACAATCCtgccaatttctccaatcCATATGAGTTTGAGATTACATTCGAGTGTCTGGAGCCTTTAAAGAGTGATTTAGAGTGGAAGCTAACGTACGTCGGGTCTTCGAGGTCTTTGGAACACGATCAAGAGCTAGATTCGATCCTTGTGGGTCCCGTACCGGTTGGTGTCAACAAATTCGTGTTCACTGCAGATCCACCTTCTCCCGAATTAATTCCAGCCAGTGAACTGGTCAGCGTCACTGTGATCCTGCTGAGCTGCTCCTATGACGGTAGAGAGTTCGTTAGAGTTGGTTACTACGTGAACAACGAATATGATAACGAAGAATTGCGTGAAAATCCACCTGCAAAGGTACAGGTCGAACATGTGGTGCGTAATATCCTGGCCGAGAAGCCTAGAGTAACGAGGTTCAACATTGTATGGGACAACGAGAACGAGGGAGAAATGTACCCTCCAGAGCAACCTGGTGTagatgaagaggaggaagaggaagaagaggaagaagaagaagaagaggaagaggaagaagaggacgaggagaatgaagatgatgatgagcaggAGGAGGAAgcggaagaagaagggGAACAGCAAGAGTTAGAAGCTCaggaagcagaagaagaagatgaagaagctgctgaGGAAGGTTTAGACGCTGCTGATCAGCAtgctggtgaagatgacgacgagCCGGAGATAGACGATGATGGTGCGCCTTCTTtaaagaagcaaaagatCGAAATGGATGACGCACAAACCCCACAGGATTCTCAATAA
- the TDEL0H01260 gene encoding uncharacterized protein (similar to Saccharomyces cerevisiae YKR041W; ancestral locus Anc_1.243), protein MSDSNDYEDDLEVSTSFCQFERPLFLRQRNVEKKSNKRKRVQKPVKKDVPKQSTPLVLIHEDPVIRKKEQKSTSLKLPTKGRYVEYGDPVSGYKFILTEQEYSKLKKNEQPIESFDPHAYDCVKPSAKVSSKSNIMIYWDQERTLRLPLVCAVAIDEIDIEDITTDSVKEFYLRSSSEQGLDYGTILKGERVKWHPDRLVGQKADVLRKVTRLFQIINELWESHTYSST, encoded by the coding sequence ATGAGCGACTCGAATGATTACGAAGATGATTTAGAAGTTTCTACTAGTTTTTGCCAATTTGAGAGACCGTTGTTCTTAAGACAGAGGAATGTCGAGAAAAAGAGTAATAAACGAAAGAGGGTTCAAAAACCTGTCAAGAAGGATGTACCGAAGCAATCGACTCCTCTAGTTCTTATCCATGAAGATCCGGTCATCAGGAAAAAGGAACAGAAATCTACATCCTTAAAGCTCCCCACAAAAGGGCGCTATGTTGAGTATGGAGATCCTGTTAGTGGTTACAAGTTCATATTAACTGAACAAGAGTATTCAAAGCTCAAAAAAAACGAACAACCAATTGAAAGCTTCGATCCACATGCCTATGACTGCGTCAAGCCAAGTGCCAAggtctcttcaaaatcaaatatCATGATTTATTGGGATCAAGAGAGAACTCTGAGGCTTCCACTTGTGTGTGCTGTGgcaattgatgagattgatatAGAGGATATCACTACTGATTCTGTGAAGGAATTCTATCTCCGATCCTCTTCCGAACAAGGTTTAGATTACGGCACAATATTGAAAGGAGAGCGAGTCAAATGGCATCCAGACAGGCTAGTGGGTCAAAAAGCAGATGTACTCCGTAAAGTGACCAGACTTTTCCAAATTATCAATGAGTTGTGGGAATCCCATACATATAGCTCTACATAA
- the MEF2 gene encoding mitochondrial elongation factor MEF2 (similar to Saccharomyces cerevisiae MEF2 (YJL102W); ancestral locus Anc_1.264) translates to MLGRLCGSSRRYATRTPVSKLRNIGIIAHIDAGKTTTTERMLYYSGKINRIGNVDQGDTITDFLPQEKSRGITIQSAAISFNWQRDHKINLIDTPGHADFTFEVIRAVKVLDGCVTILDAVAGVEAQTEKVWKQSQGSPKVCFINKMDRVGAGFSRTVKELIVKMKTRVVLINIPLFAKDSSGQESKQEGVIDILNMKMLKWNPEDHDKIDVVDISESDTEVYDQLLKCRESMIETLGESDDELVEYFLDQAEGDYLKVPANILNGSIRKATLNHFVTPVLCGASFRNIGVQPLLDAVVNYLPSPVEATFPQINHPSLPMKVDPNSGIILNNNKNLCVALAFKVITDPIRGIMVFVRVYSGKLHNGNTVYNSSTEKKFKIGKLVVMHANIYEEVSSLNAGEIGVLVGATVAENVSTGDTIVTHSLKKDGLRSLDRKKELTLKINPIAIPPPVFSVCIEPRTLGNKKSMEDALATLIREDPSFHVTYDEETGQTLLSGMGELHLEIAKYKLINELHADVEIGRVMVSYKETLNLPTKEETTKTDSGYSFTLSIVPLPLHEDTLDVVARAQHETWYPLGSDNNYLIMENHQNYTAEEDWNFQISYQAVINALVSSSIVALQKGGKIANFPLHSCAVRLKGNWTLPLDIENPSEILSLSRKLSLKIISEVSQNDFSVLEPVMNLEISVPQRDMGSIIQDLTGSRNANILSIDDDSADPNGDKTGVEYQEIAQHQYLPPDLTLKSANLGDESASMKSIKAQVPLRDMVSYTSKFRSLTQGRGTFHMDYCGMDKVNADRLNSIINE, encoded by the coding sequence CGAAGCTAAGAAATATTGGTATTATTGCACATATTGATGCTGGTAAAACCACAACAACTGAGCGGATGCTCTACTATTCGGGGAAGATTAACAGGATAGGAAATGTGGATCAAGGTGACACGATCACTGATTTCTTACCACAGGAAAAATCTAGAGGTATTACTATCCAAAGTGCAGCTATCTCATTCAATTGGCAACGAGATCACAAAATAAATCTGATCGACACTCCAGGGCATGCAGATTTTACTTTCGAAGTTATAAGAGCAGTGAAGGTTCTTGATGGGTGTGTTACGATTCTAGATGCAGTGGCAGGTGTTGAAGCTCAGACGGAGAAAGTGTGGAAACAGTCACAAGGTTCCCCAAAAGTGTGCTTCATAAACAAGATGGATAGAGTAGGAGCAGGATTCAGTAGAACTGTTAAGGAGCTAATTGTAAAGATGAAAACCCGTGTGGTACTTATCAATATACCTCTATTTGCTAAGGATTCCAGCGGCCAGGAATCCAAACAAGAAGGTGTCATCGACATACTAAATATGAAGATGCTTAAGTGGAATCCCGAGGATCACGACAAAATTGATGTTGTTGACATATCTGAGTCTGATACGGAGGTTTACGACCAACTCTTAAAGTGTAGAGAGTCTATGATTGAAACTCTTGGCGAATCTGATGACGAATTGGTAGAGTATTTCCTGGACCAAGCAGAAGGGGATTATTTGAAAGTACCCGCAAATATTCTGAATGGCTCGATTAGAAAAGCTACTCTGAATCATTTCGTCACGCCTGTTCTGTGTGGAGCATCATTTAGGAATATTGGCGTACAACCACTCTTAGACGCGGTAGTTAACTATCTGCCGTCACCAGTCGAAGCAACATTTCCACAAATCAATCACCCGAGCTTACCAATGAAGGTAGATCCCAATTCGGGGATCATTctgaacaacaacaaaaacCTATGCGTCGCGTTAGCTTTTAAAGTTATCACGGACCCTATCAGAGGAATCATGGTCTTTGTGAGAGTGTACTCTGGGAAATTGCACAATGGGAATACTGTATATAATTCTAGCACAGaaaagaagttcaagatcGGTAAATTGGTTGTGATGCATGCTAATATCTACGAGGAAGTATCTTCACTGAATGCAGGAGAGATTGGGGTATTAGTCGGGGCCACAGTTGCAGAAAATGTATCAACGGGTGATACTATTGTTACCCATTCACTTAAGAAAGATGGGCTAAGGTCACTAGATCGGAAGAAAGAGCTTACGCTAAAGATCAACCCTATAGCTATCCCTCCACCTGTTTTCAGCGTCTGTATTGAACCTCGAACGCTTGGTAATAAAAAGTCCATGGAAGATGCACTGGCGACGTTGATCAGAGAGGATCCAAGCTTTCACGTTACCTATGACGAAGAGACTGGTCAAACTTTACTGAGCGGAATGGGTGAATTGCACTTGGAGATTGCGAAGTACAAGCTCATTAATGAATTGCATGCCGATGTGGAAATAGGTAGAGTAATGGTCTCATATAAAGAGACACTAAATTTGCCAACAAAAGAGGAGACGACAAAAACGGACTCTGGATATAGTTTTACTTTGTCGATTGTGCCACTACCACTTCATGAGGACACACTTGACGTTGTGGCTCGTGCACAACATGAGACATGGTACCCACTGGGAAGTGACAATAATTACTTGATCATGGAGAATCACCAAAATTACACAGCGGAGGAAGACTGGAATTTCCAGATTTCATACCAGGCGGTTATTAATGCTTTGGTTTCCAGCTCAATAGTAGCATTGCAAAAAGGCGGTAAAATTGCTAATTTCCCCCTTCATTCCTGTGCTGTCAGGTTAAAAGGGAACTGGACTTTACCACTTGATATTGAAAACCCGTCGGAGATTTTATCACTCTCTAGAAAACTTTCGCTTAAGATTATATCAGAAGTATCACAGAATGATTTTTCCGTTTTGGAGCCTGTAATGAACCTCGAAATCTCTGTACCGCAGAGGGACATGGGTTCGATTATCCAGGATTTGACAGGATCTCGCAATGCCAACATATTATCGATAGATGACGACAGTGCTGATCCCAATGGTGATAAGACGGGTGTAGAataccaagaaattgcGCAACACCAGTACTTGCCTCCTGATTTGACGTTGAAGAGTGCCAATCTGGGTGACGAAAGTGCAAGTATGAAGTCTATCAAAGCCCAGGTACCCCTAAGAGATATGGTATCCTACACAAGTAAATTCAGAAGTTTGACACAAGGTAGAGGCACATTTCACATGGATTATTGTGGGATGGATAAAGTGAATGCGGATCGCTTAAACTCTATTATAAACGAGTGA